From one Bacteroides eggerthii genomic stretch:
- a CDS encoding SusC/RagA family TonB-linked outer membrane protein → MKRVTLLFLSLVAIISMQSLSAQNFSVKGKVISEEGNEPLIGVAIVQEGSGNGVITDIDGNYNIEIKGAEQATLTFSYVGMQQQQHTVTASTKTLNITLKSDAQVMDEVVVVAYGVRKKGTIAGSVSTVKSEKLADVPAPSFDQALQGQATGLTVLSQSGEPSAPAVFSIRGTNSINSGTTPLFIMDGMPISSGDFNAINPSDIESISVLKDASSTSIYGARAANGVIVITTKRGALSNQHAKVTFRTQLGISQLAQENWNLMNTEERIAYEKEVGLDTGKDYDKLRQININWFDEVFNKSALLQNYEVQVNGATDKIRYYVSGNFYDQDGVAIESYFKRYNARANVEAQAKKWLKLGTNIMMTHEKIQQADQGAYSTVTPISAARFMLPYWNPYKEDGSLASVNDGSWKGLNQNPLEWIMNNPYSSKKNKLIGNIFFEVTPIEGLKIRSQAGLNYTDIGDETFSMPSYRPNQDQGKAARSNSHAYNLSITNTAEYRFNLNHVHDFNFLIGQEGIDYQSEGFSVATAGQNNDKLADIATGTRATSWGNSSTAYSYVSFFGRGEYNYDNRYYADFSLRTDGSSRFGVKGRWATFWSVGLMWNLLNEKFMKGCEWLTTAQLAISTGTSGNSEIPNYDHLALVGGGGNYLGDAGLAPLTKGNEELKWEKLWTTNIAIHLGFFNRINLDAEFYNKKTTNMLMAVPVAYADAGYGSRWDNVGGMINRGAELNLSADIIRTKDFTWNINTNVSYNKNEITELYNGVQEYVMATTGMKLAVGHSYGEFYLNRYAGVNPATGDPLWYDKNGEVTPVMNESDKVLVGHSYIAPWQGGFGTVVSWKGLSLGAQFSWVADRWMINNDRYFEENTTFDNYNLSRRMLYDRWKQAGDVTSIPRYGVTPQFDTHLLENASFLRLKNLSLGYTLPASLLERTKVLSSARVYVQAQNLFTFTDFSGMDPESSSNVYKAQYPMTRQFTFGLEFTF, encoded by the coding sequence ATGAAAAGAGTAACTCTTTTATTCCTCTCCCTCGTAGCAATTATCAGCATGCAATCACTTTCTGCGCAGAACTTCAGCGTGAAAGGTAAGGTCATTTCCGAAGAAGGAAACGAACCGTTGATTGGTGTAGCTATTGTACAAGAGGGCAGCGGGAATGGCGTAATTACCGATATTGACGGGAATTACAACATTGAAATTAAAGGAGCTGAACAAGCTACCTTGACTTTCTCATATGTAGGTATGCAGCAACAGCAGCATACAGTAACAGCAAGCACTAAAACGCTGAACATCACACTGAAATCAGATGCGCAAGTAATGGATGAAGTAGTGGTAGTGGCTTACGGTGTGCGTAAGAAAGGTACTATTGCCGGCTCAGTATCTACGGTAAAATCCGAGAAGCTGGCAGATGTGCCTGCTCCCAGTTTTGACCAAGCGCTGCAAGGCCAGGCAACGGGATTGACCGTATTGTCCCAATCGGGAGAGCCCAGCGCTCCTGCCGTATTCTCCATTCGAGGAACCAACTCCATTAATTCCGGTACTACTCCGTTGTTCATCATGGATGGCATGCCTATCTCCAGTGGAGACTTTAACGCTATCAATCCGTCGGACATCGAATCCATTTCCGTACTGAAAGATGCTTCTTCCACCTCTATCTATGGCGCACGTGCAGCCAACGGTGTCATTGTTATCACAACCAAACGGGGAGCCCTAAGCAATCAACATGCAAAGGTTACTTTCCGTACCCAACTCGGCATCTCACAGCTGGCCCAAGAAAATTGGAACCTGATGAATACCGAAGAACGCATTGCTTACGAAAAAGAAGTGGGTCTGGACACCGGTAAAGATTACGACAAATTAAGACAAATCAACATAAACTGGTTTGACGAAGTGTTCAACAAATCTGCACTGCTACAGAACTATGAAGTACAAGTAAACGGAGCTACGGACAAAATACGCTATTACGTTTCCGGTAACTTTTACGATCAGGACGGCGTTGCCATTGAGTCCTACTTCAAGCGTTACAACGCCCGCGCCAATGTGGAAGCACAAGCCAAGAAATGGCTCAAGTTAGGAACCAACATCATGATGACCCATGAAAAAATACAGCAAGCTGACCAGGGCGCATACTCTACCGTAACTCCCATTTCGGCCGCACGTTTCATGTTGCCTTACTGGAATCCGTACAAAGAAGACGGTTCGCTGGCTTCGGTGAACGACGGTTCATGGAAAGGCCTCAACCAAAACCCACTGGAATGGATTATGAACAATCCATACAGCAGCAAGAAAAACAAACTCATCGGTAATATATTCTTTGAAGTAACTCCGATAGAGGGATTGAAAATACGTTCGCAAGCCGGCTTAAATTATACTGATATAGGAGATGAAACATTCAGCATGCCTTCCTACCGCCCCAATCAGGATCAGGGTAAGGCAGCTCGTTCCAACAGTCACGCCTATAACTTGTCTATCACCAATACTGCCGAATACCGTTTTAACCTGAATCACGTCCACGACTTCAATTTCCTGATCGGACAAGAAGGAATAGACTATCAGTCGGAAGGTTTCTCGGTGGCTACTGCAGGACAAAACAACGACAAGCTGGCAGACATAGCCACCGGAACACGTGCCACCTCTTGGGGAAACAGCAGTACGGCCTATTCTTACGTTTCGTTCTTCGGCCGCGGCGAATATAACTATGACAACCGCTACTACGCAGACTTCTCTCTGCGCACCGACGGTTCATCGCGCTTCGGTGTCAAAGGCCGGTGGGCTACCTTCTGGTCAGTGGGTTTGATGTGGAACCTGCTTAATGAGAAATTCATGAAAGGCTGTGAATGGCTGACCACTGCACAACTGGCAATTAGTACGGGAACATCCGGTAACTCCGAAATCCCCAATTACGACCACCTTGCTTTAGTAGGCGGTGGAGGCAACTATCTCGGCGATGCCGGTTTGGCACCTTTGACAAAAGGAAACGAAGAGCTGAAATGGGAGAAGTTGTGGACAACAAATATCGCAATCCACTTAGGTTTCTTCAATCGCATCAACTTAGACGCCGAGTTCTACAACAAGAAAACAACCAATATGCTTATGGCTGTACCTGTGGCCTATGCAGATGCCGGTTACGGTTCACGTTGGGACAATGTGGGCGGCATGATAAACCGCGGTGCGGAACTGAACTTGAGTGCCGACATCATCCGTACCAAAGACTTCACATGGAACATCAACACCAATGTTTCCTATAATAAGAATGAAATTACCGAACTCTATAACGGAGTGCAGGAATATGTAATGGCCACCACCGGCATGAAGCTGGCAGTAGGTCACTCTTACGGTGAGTTCTACCTGAACCGTTACGCAGGCGTCAATCCGGCAACGGGTGACCCTTTGTGGTATGACAAGAACGGAGAAGTAACTCCTGTAATGAACGAGTCCGACAAAGTGCTTGTAGGACACAGCTATATCGCCCCTTGGCAGGGCGGTTTCGGTACCGTCGTATCATGGAAAGGACTTTCGCTCGGCGCACAGTTCAGTTGGGTGGCCGACCGCTGGATGATAAACAACGACCGCTATTTCGAGGAAAACACAACCTTCGACAACTACAACCTCTCTCGCCGTATGCTCTACGACCGTTGGAAACAAGCCGGTGACGTTACCTCCATTCCACGCTATGGAGTAACGCCACAGTTTGATACGCACCTGTTAGAGAACGCATCTTTCCTGCGCCTGAAGAATTTGTCGCTCGGTTATACACTACCTGCGTCCCTACTTGAGCGCACAAAAGTTTTATCGTCTGCCCGCGTTTATGTGCAAGCGCAGAATCTCTTTACGTTTACTGATTTCTCCGGCATGGATCCGGAATCAAGTTCAAATGTGTATAAGGCGCAATATCCTATGACACGTCAGTTTACATTTGGTTTGGAATTCACATTTTAA
- a CDS encoding RagB/SusD family nutrient uptake outer membrane protein, with translation MKSFTKIGLVAMLSLVFTGCLDKYPDNAIPDKEAIQSVSDANQAVIGIYASYKSSALYSGYLTLLPDIQADLVYAVEGFSNTYGDIWRWDILATNREIEAVYSALYTTIGRCNYFFESIVDLENTLTDDEQLDKLQDLKGEAYFARALAYSELIKCFCKAYEPATAENELGVALISSYYNPERMIRSSLKDSYAFVISDLEKALDLVTLDETNNSPYITKSTVKALLARVYLYMQDWEKARDYATQVIEDDYLQLSSAKTKYTSKLTHYQYMWKYDSASEIIWKVGFNTTSYGGALGRVFLNYDNISYKPDYVPASWALNLYDQNDLRSESFFAQKTTGYAHGLTWPLLVKYHGNEDFIKLNIYHVNMPKVFRLSEQYLIRAEAYCHLKEYTKAGKDITTLRSARYKTYGTTAIGEDNWLETISEERVRELFMEGFRLHDLKRWHKGFEREPQSNTVEAANSLKIEADHPLFVWPIPQHELDAPGSELQPNDSNN, from the coding sequence ATGAAATCATTTACAAAAATAGGACTGGTGGCGATGCTTTCGCTCGTCTTTACCGGTTGTTTAGATAAATACCCGGATAACGCCATTCCCGACAAGGAAGCCATCCAGTCGGTATCCGATGCAAATCAGGCGGTTATCGGTATCTACGCCAGCTACAAAAGTTCTGCATTATACAGCGGATATCTGACTTTGCTCCCTGATATTCAAGCCGACTTAGTATATGCGGTAGAAGGCTTCAGCAACACCTACGGTGATATATGGAGATGGGACATCCTTGCCACCAACCGGGAAATAGAGGCAGTTTACAGCGCTCTTTATACCACAATAGGCCGGTGCAATTATTTCTTCGAAAGCATTGTCGATTTGGAAAACACACTCACAGACGACGAACAACTCGACAAGCTGCAAGATTTGAAAGGAGAAGCATACTTTGCACGTGCATTAGCCTACTCGGAACTCATCAAATGTTTCTGCAAAGCCTACGAACCCGCCACCGCCGAAAACGAATTGGGCGTAGCGCTGATTTCAAGCTACTACAACCCCGAACGTATGATCCGTTCTTCACTGAAAGACTCTTATGCTTTCGTCATTTCCGATTTGGAAAAGGCACTCGACCTGGTGACCCTCGATGAAACCAATAACTCTCCGTACATCACCAAGAGTACCGTAAAAGCATTGCTGGCACGTGTCTACCTCTACATGCAAGATTGGGAAAAAGCACGCGACTATGCCACCCAAGTCATTGAGGATGACTACTTACAACTGTCGAGTGCAAAAACGAAATACACCTCCAAGCTGACGCACTACCAATATATGTGGAAGTACGACAGTGCATCCGAGATTATCTGGAAGGTAGGTTTCAATACCACTTCCTACGGCGGCGCACTGGGGCGTGTATTCCTGAATTACGACAACATCTCCTATAAACCGGACTATGTACCCGCCAGTTGGGCGTTGAACCTATATGATCAGAACGACTTGCGTTCCGAAAGCTTCTTTGCACAAAAGACTACAGGATATGCACATGGTCTCACATGGCCTCTGCTCGTCAAATATCATGGCAATGAAGATTTCATCAAGCTGAATATCTATCATGTAAACATGCCGAAAGTATTCCGTCTCTCCGAGCAATACCTCATCAGAGCCGAAGCCTATTGCCACCTGAAAGAGTACACCAAAGCGGGGAAAGACATAACAACCTTGCGTTCGGCACGTTATAAGACCTACGGCACCACCGCCATAGGTGAAGATAATTGGCTGGAAACCATTTCCGAAGAACGGGTACGAGAACTCTTTATGGAAGGTTTCCGCCTGCACGACCTCAAACGCTGGCATAAAGGCTTCGAACGCGAACCGCAATCCAACACCGTAGAGGCGGCCAACTCGTTGAAGATAGAAGCCGACCATCCGCTCTTTGTATGGCCCATCCCACAACATGAGCTTGATGCACCAGGTTCAGAATTGCAACCTAATGATAGTAATAACTAA
- a CDS encoding DUF4984 domain-containing protein, with the protein MKHLSIYNVLIATALLSLALLAACSSEEQTYDGPSYVMFTDSLNVCPVFQENNDYKVALSATKSVPYDRKFGIEILQTESNAIEGYHYSIKSNTVTIPAGELATSVEINGIYENIADDDSLNIRMRIVSLEDVEWPYYGVTANVRLQKMCPFDINNFTRYAVVQSSFLSEFKPYSTNKRLIMTDRVEGEDNSIMLHDFLCDGYDVKVTLDHSDPMVPSASVHTGDIIGTTQEFLGSLYNDNMLRITDYTAVPSTIFPCRDTVVLYSMVYVKDVGLLGAYVTVIRWISDAEAEDILHSGF; encoded by the coding sequence ATGAAACATCTATCTATATATAATGTATTAATTGCCACCGCCCTGCTTTCCCTTGCCTTGCTGGCGGCGTGCAGCAGCGAAGAGCAGACCTATGACGGCCCGTCCTACGTAATGTTTACCGATTCGCTGAATGTCTGTCCTGTATTCCAGGAGAACAATGACTACAAAGTGGCGCTTTCGGCAACGAAAAGTGTCCCTTACGACCGGAAATTCGGTATTGAAATCCTCCAAACAGAAAGTAATGCCATTGAAGGCTATCACTATTCCATCAAGTCGAACACCGTAACAATTCCTGCCGGAGAACTGGCTACATCCGTCGAAATCAACGGTATCTATGAAAACATAGCAGACGACGATTCACTGAACATCCGCATGCGTATTGTATCACTCGAAGATGTGGAATGGCCTTACTATGGAGTGACCGCCAATGTTCGTCTGCAAAAAATGTGCCCGTTCGACATCAACAACTTCACGCGTTATGCCGTAGTGCAGTCCTCTTTCCTCAGCGAATTCAAACCATATAGCACCAACAAGCGTCTGATTATGACCGACCGGGTAGAAGGCGAAGACAACAGCATAATGCTTCACGACTTCCTGTGCGACGGCTACGATGTGAAAGTAACGCTGGATCATAGTGACCCGATGGTTCCCTCGGCCAGTGTACATACCGGAGATATTATCGGTACCACACAAGAATTCCTCGGCAGCTTGTACAATGACAACATGCTGCGCATCACAGATTATACGGCAGTCCCCTCAACCATTTTCCCCTGCCGCGACACAGTTGTACTCTACTCCATGGTCTATGTAAA